One stretch of Actinacidiphila sp. DG2A-62 DNA includes these proteins:
- a CDS encoding 5-oxoprolinase subunit B family protein: MRVLPAGASAVLVETEDGAQAAALHAELLRRRRAGGEEARALAGVEEIVPAARTVLVTGLADPGGFAREVVRWDVPAVRPGQGGVVELPVRFDGPDLGEVAELWGVRPEEVADVVVATAFRVAFCGFAPGFGYLAGLPRRLHVPRRATPRTAVPAGSVGLAGPYAGVYPRVSPGGWRIVGTTRAVVWDPSRDPAALLTPGVEVRFTVAR; the protein is encoded by the coding sequence ATGCGGGTGCTGCCGGCCGGTGCGTCGGCCGTGCTGGTCGAGACGGAGGACGGCGCGCAGGCGGCGGCGCTGCACGCGGAGCTGCTGCGGCGGCGCCGGGCCGGCGGCGAGGAGGCGCGGGCGCTGGCCGGGGTCGAGGAGATCGTGCCGGCGGCGCGTACGGTGCTGGTCACCGGGCTCGCCGATCCGGGCGGGTTCGCGCGGGAGGTCGTGCGCTGGGACGTGCCGGCGGTGCGGCCGGGGCAGGGCGGTGTGGTGGAGCTGCCGGTCCGCTTCGACGGGCCTGACCTCGGGGAGGTCGCGGAGCTGTGGGGAGTACGGCCGGAGGAGGTCGCGGACGTCGTCGTGGCGACGGCGTTCCGCGTGGCGTTCTGCGGGTTCGCGCCAGGCTTCGGGTATTTGGCGGGGTTGCCGCGGCGGTTGCACGTGCCGCGGCGGGCCACGCCGCGGACGGCCGTGCCGGCCGGGTCGGTCGGGCTGGCCGGGCCCTACGCGGGGGTCTACCCGCGGGTGTCGCCCGGCGGCTGGCGGATCGTCGGTACGACGCGGGCGGTGGTGTGGGATCCCTCGCGCGATCCGGCCGCCCTGTTGACGCCCGGCGTCGAGGTCCGCTTCACGGTGGCCCGATGA
- a CDS encoding GTP-binding protein, whose protein sequence is MAIVRSERRSTPTTAEPVALKLLVAGGFGVGKTTLVGTVSEIRPLRTEEPLSETGRPVDDTAGVEGKRTTTVAMDFGRITLREDLVLYLFGTPGQDRFWFLWDELAQGALGAVVLADTRRLADCFAAVDYFERRGIPFMVAVNCFEGAEVHEPDDVRDALDLDPGVPVVLCDARERESAKQVLVTVVEHAARTAADRRRTPATT, encoded by the coding sequence ATGGCCATCGTCCGCTCCGAACGCCGCAGCACGCCGACCACCGCGGAGCCGGTGGCACTCAAACTGCTGGTGGCCGGCGGTTTCGGCGTGGGCAAGACGACGCTGGTGGGCACGGTCAGCGAGATCAGGCCGCTGCGCACCGAGGAGCCGCTCAGCGAGACGGGCCGCCCGGTGGACGACACCGCGGGCGTCGAGGGCAAGCGGACCACCACCGTGGCGATGGACTTCGGCCGCATCACGCTGCGCGAGGACCTGGTGCTGTACCTGTTCGGCACGCCCGGACAGGACCGGTTCTGGTTCCTGTGGGACGAGTTGGCGCAAGGGGCGCTCGGCGCGGTGGTGCTGGCCGACACCCGCCGGCTGGCCGACTGCTTCGCCGCCGTCGACTACTTCGAGCGCCGCGGCATCCCGTTCATGGTAGCGGTCAACTGCTTCGAGGGCGCCGAGGTGCACGAGCCGGACGACGTGCGCGACGCGCTCGACCTGGACCCGGGCGTGCCGGTGGTGCTGTGCGACGCGCGCGAACGCGAGTCGGCCAAGCAGGTGTTGGTCACCGTCGTCGAGCACGCGGCCCGGACGGCCGCGGACCGCCGCCGCACCCCCGCCACCACCTGA
- a CDS encoding biotin-dependent carboxyltransferase family protein, with translation MTTVQDGGRVGFAHVGVPRAGALDAAAWGLGNRLVGNGPRAAGLETTVLGCAVRFTRPAVVAVTGAACAVRVGGRPAAWGAPVRVPRGALLEVGAATYGVRSYLAVGGGIAVDPVLGSRSTDLLSGLGPPPLADGARLPLGDPEGPPAAVDAQPYPPLPGAGSGAALALPIVPGPRDDWFTPGALALLRTGTWTVSPQSNRIGLRTLGPPLERARDGELPSEGMVSGGVQVPPDGRPVIFLADHPTTGGYPVIGVVPASSLSAAAQAPPGTPLRFVVLRAPRGG, from the coding sequence ATGACGACCGTGCAGGACGGGGGGCGGGTGGGGTTCGCTCACGTGGGGGTGCCGCGGGCGGGGGCGTTGGACGCGGCGGCCTGGGGGCTGGGGAACCGGCTGGTGGGGAACGGCCCGCGCGCCGCCGGGCTGGAGACGACGGTCCTCGGGTGCGCCGTGCGCTTCACGCGACCCGCGGTCGTCGCCGTCACGGGCGCGGCGTGCGCGGTACGGGTCGGCGGCCGGCCCGCGGCATGGGGCGCGCCCGTGCGGGTGCCGCGCGGCGCGCTGCTGGAGGTCGGGGCGGCCACGTACGGCGTGCGCAGTTACCTCGCGGTGGGCGGCGGCATCGCCGTCGACCCGGTGCTGGGCAGCAGGTCCACGGACCTGCTCTCGGGGCTCGGACCACCACCGTTGGCCGACGGCGCTCGCCTGCCGCTCGGCGATCCCGAGGGGCCGCCCGCGGCCGTGGACGCGCAGCCGTACCCGCCGCTCCCGGGCGCGGGGTCCGGCGCGGCGTTGGCGCTGCCGATCGTGCCGGGCCCGCGCGACGACTGGTTCACCCCCGGCGCGCTCGCGCTGCTGCGTACCGGCACGTGGACCGTCTCGCCGCAGTCCAACCGCATCGGCCTGCGCACGCTCGGTCCCCCGCTGGAGCGCGCCCGCGACGGCGAACTGCCCAGCGAGGGCATGGTGTCGGGCGGGGTGCAGGTGCCGCCGGACGGCCGTCCGGTGATCTTCCTGGCCGACCATCCGACGACCGGCGGCTACCCGGTGATCGGCGTGGTTCCGGCCTCCTCCCTGTCCGCCGCGGCCCAGGCGCCGCCGGGCACGCCGCTGCGCTTCGTCGTGCTGCGCGCGCCCCGCGGGGGCTG
- a CDS encoding LamB/YcsF family protein, with protein sequence MAETTGAAHAVIDLNADLGEGFGRWRLTDDEALLSVVTSANVACGYHAGDPATMRRVCELAARRGVRIGAQVSYRDLAGFGRRAMDVPPQELAAEVAYQIGALEVFARAAGASVAYVKPHGALYNRAVRDAEQAAAVVAGVRLAGELPVLGLPGSQLLLAAERAGLRAVPEAFADRAYTAGGTLVPRREPGAVVEDGDAVVARSVRLAREGVVTAASGEDVAVGARSLCVHGDTPGAAGLAVRVRAALEGAGLRVVAFA encoded by the coding sequence ATGGCGGAGACGACCGGCGCGGCACACGCCGTGATCGACCTCAACGCGGACCTCGGCGAGGGTTTCGGGCGCTGGCGGCTCACCGACGACGAGGCGCTGCTGTCGGTGGTGACCAGTGCGAACGTCGCCTGCGGCTACCACGCGGGCGATCCGGCCACGATGCGCCGGGTGTGCGAGCTGGCGGCGCGGCGCGGGGTGCGGATCGGCGCGCAGGTGTCGTACCGCGACCTGGCCGGCTTCGGGCGGCGCGCGATGGACGTGCCGCCACAGGAGCTGGCGGCGGAAGTGGCGTACCAGATCGGCGCGTTGGAGGTGTTCGCGCGGGCGGCGGGCGCGTCGGTGGCGTACGTGAAGCCGCACGGCGCGCTGTACAACCGCGCGGTGCGCGACGCGGAGCAGGCCGCCGCGGTGGTGGCCGGCGTGCGGCTGGCCGGCGAGCTGCCCGTCCTGGGCCTGCCCGGTTCGCAGTTGCTGCTCGCCGCCGAGCGGGCGGGGCTGCGGGCGGTGCCGGAGGCGTTCGCGGACCGCGCGTACACCGCGGGCGGCACGCTGGTGCCGCGCCGCGAGCCCGGCGCGGTGGTCGAGGACGGCGACGCGGTGGTGGCCCGTTCGGTGCGGCTGGCGCGCGAGGGAGTGGTGACCGCGGCGAGCGGCGAGGACGTCGCGGTCGGCGCGCGGTCGCTGTGCGTGCACGGCGACACCCCTGGCGCCGCCGGCCTCGCGGTGCGGGTACGGGCCGCGTTGGAGGGCGCGGGGCTGCGGGTGGTGGCGTTCGCGTGA
- a CDS encoding sensor histidine kinase, with translation MRFRGTTIRRKIVALMLIPLVSLTAIWAFAATVTARAVWGRPDIQRVAENVGYPVGDAMSSLQQERRVAMVYIANTRDSQARIAYDKQEHATDGSIARLRTKISSSGIRSDLDSRARDRLDIFLTTVEGIASLRQRVDSERISRNDTYLAYNALLDPAFDLAAEVSPLSDGDLDSQRRAVIGVERAREQLSRQDALMAAAISTGHISAAELTSFEFSVANERNYYDTDLKTLDPDERAPYEAYWQGTEGKALRSAQDRIIAAGATDAPVVAAHLGWPSLAGTVFDDLNRLNTVSFTHFTKATKPLSTALLVEVAVIGGLGLVAVIASLIVSVRIGRSLIRDLTGLRREAQEVSGTRLPRVMRRLAAGEQVDVETEVPRLQYADDEIGQVGKALNTLQRAAVEAAVRQADMRKGVSDVFVNLARRSQVLLHRQLTLLDAMERRTEDSEELSDLFRLDHMTTRMRRHAEGLVILSGAAPSRQWRKPVQLMDVVRAAVAEVEDYERIEVRRLPRLAVTGAAVADLTHLLAELIENAAVFSPPHTQVRLHGEAVANGFVLEIDDRGLGLTPDALLEANLRLAETPEFELSDTDRLGLFVVSRLAQRHGVRVSLRQSPYGGTTAVVLIPATLLTDTGEDTGSTRLGEGAGPYGGEPEPRDTEHTFRQWGMDGIDAIGGESHKEHAAHTDADEPPLLPGEDPELDGPVPLPRRRRTTPVLVSDRGRTVGRPGAEPARDRGRSADSVGTSDPVRPVAPESPADTGSADPGSAVGGPAERPAPRAARPDRPSGPTTSTTGGSTLPRRVRQASLAPQLRESGTGSTRTGTAPERTRERSPDEVRDRMSAIQRGWQRGRESAEPAPGPAAQPPAGSDEASTAAPRTTPDEGKNGR, from the coding sequence ATGCGCTTTCGCGGTACGACGATCCGCCGGAAGATCGTGGCGCTGATGCTGATCCCGCTGGTCTCACTGACCGCGATCTGGGCATTCGCCGCCACGGTGACGGCCCGGGCGGTGTGGGGACGGCCGGACATCCAGCGGGTCGCGGAGAACGTCGGCTACCCGGTGGGCGACGCGATGAGCAGCCTCCAGCAGGAGCGCCGGGTGGCGATGGTGTACATCGCCAACACCCGCGACTCGCAGGCCAGGATCGCCTACGACAAGCAGGAACACGCCACCGACGGCTCCATCGCCCGGCTGCGCACCAAGATCTCGTCCTCCGGCATCCGTAGCGACCTCGACTCGCGCGCCCGCGACCGGCTGGACATCTTCCTCACCACCGTCGAGGGCATCGCCTCGCTGCGGCAGCGGGTGGACAGCGAGCGGATCAGCCGCAACGACACCTACCTGGCGTACAACGCCCTGCTCGACCCGGCGTTCGACCTGGCCGCGGAGGTGAGCCCGCTCAGCGACGGCGACCTGGACAGCCAGCGCCGCGCGGTGATCGGCGTCGAGCGGGCCCGCGAGCAGCTCAGCCGGCAGGACGCGCTGATGGCCGCCGCGATCAGCACCGGCCACATCAGCGCCGCCGAGCTGACCTCCTTCGAGTTCTCCGTCGCCAACGAGCGCAATTACTACGACACCGACCTGAAGACCCTCGACCCCGACGAGCGCGCCCCCTACGAGGCGTACTGGCAGGGCACCGAGGGCAAGGCGCTGCGCAGCGCCCAGGACCGCATCATCGCCGCGGGCGCCACCGACGCCCCCGTGGTCGCCGCCCACCTGGGCTGGCCCTCGCTCGCCGGCACCGTCTTCGACGACCTCAACCGGCTCAACACCGTCTCCTTCACCCACTTCACCAAGGCCACCAAGCCGCTGTCGACCGCGCTGCTGGTCGAGGTCGCGGTGATCGGCGGACTGGGGCTGGTCGCGGTGATCGCCTCGCTGATCGTCTCGGTGCGGATCGGCCGCAGCCTCATCCGCGACCTCACCGGGCTGCGCCGCGAGGCCCAGGAGGTCTCCGGCACCCGGCTGCCGCGCGTGATGCGCCGCCTGGCGGCCGGCGAGCAGGTCGACGTCGAGACCGAGGTGCCGCGCCTGCAGTACGCGGACGACGAGATCGGCCAGGTCGGCAAGGCGCTCAACACCCTGCAGCGCGCCGCCGTCGAGGCCGCCGTGCGGCAGGCCGACATGCGCAAGGGCGTCTCCGACGTCTTCGTCAACCTCGCCCGCCGCAGCCAGGTGCTGCTGCACCGGCAGCTGACGCTGCTGGACGCGATGGAGCGGCGCACCGAGGACTCCGAGGAACTGTCCGACCTCTTCCGCCTCGACCACATGACCACCCGCATGCGGCGGCACGCCGAGGGCCTGGTCATCCTCTCCGGCGCCGCGCCGTCCCGGCAGTGGCGCAAGCCGGTCCAGCTGATGGACGTGGTGCGCGCCGCCGTCGCCGAGGTCGAGGACTACGAGCGCATCGAGGTGCGCCGGCTGCCGCGGCTGGCGGTCACCGGCGCAGCGGTCGCCGACCTCACCCACCTGCTGGCCGAACTCATCGAGAACGCCGCGGTGTTCAGCCCGCCGCACACCCAGGTCCGGCTGCACGGCGAGGCGGTGGCCAACGGCTTCGTGCTGGAGATCGACGACCGCGGCCTCGGGCTGACCCCCGACGCGCTGCTGGAGGCGAACCTGCGGCTGGCCGAGACGCCCGAGTTCGAGCTGTCGGACACCGACCGCCTCGGCCTGTTCGTGGTCAGCCGCCTGGCGCAGCGGCACGGCGTGCGCGTCTCGTTGCGGCAGTCCCCGTACGGCGGCACCACCGCGGTCGTGCTCATCCCGGCCACGCTGCTCACCGACACCGGCGAGGACACCGGCTCCACCCGGCTCGGCGAGGGTGCGGGGCCGTACGGCGGCGAGCCGGAGCCGCGCGACACCGAGCACACCTTCCGCCAGTGGGGCATGGACGGCATCGACGCGATCGGCGGCGAGTCCCACAAGGAGCACGCGGCGCACACCGACGCGGACGAGCCGCCGCTGCTGCCCGGCGAGGACCCCGAACTCGACGGCCCGGTGCCGCTGCCGCGCCGCCGCAGGACCACCCCCGTGCTGGTCTCCGACCGCGGCCGCACGGTCGGCCGGCCGGGCGCGGAGCCCGCGCGGGACCGGGGGCGCTCGGCGGACTCGGTGGGGACGTCCGACCCGGTCCGTCCGGTCGCCCCGGAGAGCCCCGCGGACACCGGTTCCGCGGACCCCGGTTCCGCGGTCGGCGGCCCCGCCGAGCGGCCCGCGCCGAGGGCCGCTCGGCCGGACCGGCCGAGCGGTCCCACCACCAGCACCACCGGGGGCTCCACGCTGCCGCGCAGGGTGCGCCAGGCCAGCCTCGCGCCGCAGCTGCGCGAGTCCGGCACCGGGTCCACCCGGACCGGCACAGCGCCCGAGCGCACCAGAGAGCGGTCCCCCGACGAGGTACGCGACCGGATGAGCGCCATCCAGCGCGGCTGGCAGCGCGGCCGGGAGAGCGCCGAGCCCGCGCCCGGCCCGGCCGCGCAGCCGCCGGCCGGCTCCGACGAAGCATCGACAGCAGCACCGCGAACGACACCTGATGAGGGGAAGAACGGTCGATGA
- a CDS encoding DUF742 domain-containing protein: protein MTAGMGPVDGADSGTVGGPDSGGPDGVAPGGGAGAARWYDDAAGPVVRPYAMTRGRTSHAADARIDLIALVVTETRNGDSAALDDHSLSPEHLDIVERCRLQATSVAELAADLDLPVGVIRVLVGDLLEAEHVHIHKPVPPAELPDESILRDVINGLRAL from the coding sequence ATGACGGCAGGGATGGGTCCGGTGGACGGCGCGGACAGCGGCACGGTCGGCGGACCGGACTCCGGGGGACCGGACGGCGTCGCACCGGGCGGCGGCGCGGGCGCGGCCCGCTGGTACGACGACGCGGCCGGCCCGGTGGTGCGGCCCTATGCGATGACCCGCGGCAGGACCAGCCACGCGGCCGACGCGAGGATCGACCTCATCGCCCTCGTCGTCACCGAGACCAGGAACGGCGACAGCGCCGCGCTGGACGACCACAGCCTGTCGCCCGAGCACCTCGACATCGTCGAGCGCTGCCGGCTCCAGGCCACCTCGGTCGCCGAACTCGCCGCCGACCTCGACCTGCCGGTCGGGGTGATCCGGGTGCTGGTCGGCGACCTGCTGGAGGCCGAACACGTGCACATCCACAAGCCGGTGCCGCCGGCCGAACTGCCCGACGAGAGTATCCTGCGCGACGTCATCAACGGGTTGCGCGCCCTGTGA
- a CDS encoding roadblock/LC7 domain-containing protein codes for MTAASSPTRELSWLLDDLVGRVGSIRKALVLSGDGLAIGASDGLTREDSEHLAAVASGFHSLAKGVGRHFDAGQVRQTMVELDDAFLFVTAAGDGSCLAVLADADSDVGQVAYEMALLVKRVGAHLGSAPRGGDDAALSG; via the coding sequence ATGACCGCAGCATCGAGCCCGACACGTGAGCTGAGCTGGCTCCTCGACGACCTGGTCGGCCGGGTGGGCAGCATCCGCAAGGCTCTGGTCCTGTCCGGCGACGGCCTGGCCATCGGCGCGTCGGACGGGCTGACCCGGGAGGACTCCGAGCACCTGGCCGCCGTGGCCTCCGGTTTCCACAGCCTCGCCAAGGGTGTGGGACGCCACTTCGACGCCGGCCAGGTCCGCCAGACGATGGTCGAACTCGACGACGCCTTCCTCTTCGTGACCGCGGCCGGCGACGGCAGCTGTCTGGCCGTGCTCGCCGACGCCGACTCCGACGTGGGCCAAGTCGCCTACGAGATGGCCCTGCTCGTCAAGCGGGTGGGGGCCCACCTGGGCAGCGCGCCGCGAGGCGGCGACGACGCGGCGCTCAGCGGCTGA